A window of the Haloquadratum walsbyi C23 genome harbors these coding sequences:
- a CDS encoding cobalt-precorrin-7 (C(5))-methyltransferase, giving the protein MSETDEYDLESGPDPATVATDHPESREAANPVHAVGIGPGSTAYLTPRGKRSITEADVIVGFETVVEFIRDHIGDETTVFTCGYRDEATALENFADRVATGASGTAVLMGDPNHSGYQFVGKVQRVVDRPVRIIPGISALQIAASRARTPMEATTFVTLHKSGEIDDALTRIRRDVGTRNLLILPRPFDWMPESIAAMLCEAGANPELETLVFERLTHENESRTQSTLGALAADTAVAEPTREDTDFSDLSVLAIRQNTT; this is encoded by the coding sequence ATGAGCGAGACTGACGAATACGATCTTGAGTCTGGACCTGATCCAGCGACAGTCGCAACTGATCACCCGGAGTCGAGAGAAGCAGCCAATCCAGTTCATGCAGTCGGAATCGGACCAGGGTCGACTGCGTATCTTACGCCACGGGGGAAGCGTTCGATTACCGAAGCCGATGTGATTGTTGGATTTGAAACTGTCGTTGAGTTCATCCGTGATCACATCGGCGATGAAACGACGGTTTTCACATGTGGATATCGTGACGAGGCTACTGCATTAGAGAACTTTGCCGATCGTGTTGCAACAGGGGCGAGTGGAACAGCCGTTCTAATGGGTGATCCAAATCACTCTGGGTATCAATTTGTCGGGAAGGTACAACGTGTCGTTGACCGTCCCGTTCGGATTATTCCAGGAATCTCTGCATTACAGATTGCTGCAAGTCGAGCGCGAACGCCGATGGAGGCAACAACGTTTGTTACCTTACATAAAAGCGGAGAGATTGATGATGCCCTCACACGGATCCGACGTGATGTCGGGACACGCAATCTTCTCATCCTTCCACGCCCATTCGATTGGATGCCTGAGTCGATTGCAGCAATGCTGTGTGAGGCTGGGGCAAATCCAGAGCTTGAGACTCTTGTCTTCGAGCGACTCACACATGAAAATGAATCACGAACACAATCAACACTTGGCGCACTTGCAGCGGACACAGCGGTCGCAGAACCAACACGGGAAGATACTGACTTCTCAGATCTCTCTGTTCTGGCGATTAGACAGAATACAACGTAA
- the cobN gene encoding cobaltochelatase subunit CobN, which translates to MPTIGLYTATENELGSVQRAAAGLADDISLVVRSASDLDDPTDTKAFLSEVTNTDTDAIATIFWLHGGEESLPGYEQAVDKLAEAGVPLIVKSTGDAYAMEDTSVDATTRDQAYEYLDRGGTSNITNLLRYLAETFGSDTYPYDDPVTLPTEGVYHPDHPGASYDELRSTFDPDRPTVAIWFYESHWTHENTQYIDAQVRALEDNDANALPIFCNPATDTDDQQDAEWVTDTWLIDDGDPIVDAVLSSFMFSLSMDERGRSASDEGNSAEDVFLDRLGVPVLQTITTMRSRSRYESSTTGVMGFELALSVALPEFDGNVITHPISGKERLDDDAGIGSAPKQHHPMTDRIDHATRLAVNWARLRYLENDEKRVAVVLHNYPPSDDGIGTAFGLDSPESTVNLLDELAEREYDLGGRRPDSGQALIDQLTAQLTLDDRWVAPADVRDLSVDVVSADQYREWFLDTDDRFQENLRDEWGAPPDRPFAIPGIEFGNVLVTVQPPRGFGMDRSKIYHDSDLQPPHDYLAFYRWLREEFAADAVVHLGTHGSLEWLPGKTVGLNGESASDQLVSALPNIYPYIINNPGEGTQAKRRSYAAVVDYLTPVMSNAGTYDDLQELESLAEQYREAGMTDARSDDGEQLETLIREHVDELDLAVELGITGTIDEKADIRGPDAAGSTLASGSVTGDIVTIDTLVERIHEYLTDIKTTQIRMGLHTMSEPPINERLIEYLVALTRLENPGVPSLREAVAGVLGVDYDRLRNDPGVYDEALGMTYAAAADIVYETSCDLVETLATENFEIPASEREAGPHDEVNMNLLVVDIDTIGDARASAGAHDDLREVLKFICTEAAPRVAAAEEEIPQTADALDGAYVEPGGSGAPTRGGVDLLPTGRNFYTLDPRKVPAKSAWRVGREVAAGVAERHHTESGEYPEEIGIVAWGTPTVRTRGETIAQVLALMGVEPQWTDAGRIDDVEPIPLSELDRPRIDVTTRVSGLFRDAFPQAASVIHDAVETVVELDESHDENYIKKHVETETAEHEADGMDKSDARSTAMHRVFTTTPGGYGAGTNKAVDEGNWDDQSDLASVYVQWGGYALGSRGRVTDAHEAFKQRLSTVEATVKIEDTAEQDEFDSSDWYAFHGGFITAVSEHADSEPASYVGDSSDPDNVSIYTNEEKVRKAMRARVLNPAWIDSMKDHDYKGAGDLSTTVDVVLGWDATTGVISDTLWEDVADAYAFDADRQEWLRDVNPWALESITDTLLEAAERDLWNASTETIERLRDLNLAVDGDIEARDRNSTHHGMSETDSEPGVTNDDD; encoded by the coding sequence ATGCCTACAATCGGTCTTTATACGGCGACTGAGAACGAACTCGGATCAGTTCAGCGCGCTGCTGCTGGTCTTGCTGATGATATTTCTCTTGTCGTTCGGTCAGCAAGCGATCTTGACGACCCAACCGACACGAAGGCGTTTCTTTCAGAGGTGACAAACACCGATACTGACGCAATAGCAACGATATTCTGGCTTCATGGCGGCGAAGAGAGTCTTCCAGGGTATGAACAGGCTGTTGACAAGCTTGCGGAAGCAGGGGTTCCACTCATTGTCAAATCAACTGGTGATGCATATGCAATGGAGGACACGTCTGTTGATGCCACCACCCGCGATCAGGCATATGAGTATCTTGACCGCGGTGGAACAAGCAATATCACGAATCTACTCCGATATCTGGCTGAGACATTCGGATCTGATACATACCCATATGATGACCCAGTGACGCTTCCCACGGAAGGAGTATATCACCCTGATCATCCAGGAGCGAGCTATGATGAACTTCGATCGACATTTGATCCAGATCGTCCCACAGTCGCAATCTGGTTTTATGAATCTCATTGGACGCATGAGAACACTCAATACATTGATGCACAAGTGCGAGCACTCGAAGACAATGATGCGAATGCACTCCCGATCTTCTGTAATCCAGCAACCGACACCGATGATCAGCAAGACGCTGAATGGGTTACTGACACGTGGTTAATTGATGATGGTGACCCGATTGTTGATGCTGTGCTCTCATCATTCATGTTCTCATTATCGATGGATGAGCGAGGACGAAGTGCCAGTGACGAGGGAAACAGTGCAGAGGATGTTTTCCTTGATCGGCTTGGCGTCCCTGTTCTTCAGACTATTACGACAATGCGCTCACGCTCGCGGTATGAGAGCAGCACTACCGGAGTGATGGGATTTGAACTTGCGCTCTCAGTCGCACTTCCAGAGTTTGATGGGAACGTCATCACCCACCCAATCAGCGGGAAAGAACGACTTGATGATGATGCTGGAATTGGGAGTGCACCGAAGCAGCATCACCCGATGACCGATCGGATTGACCATGCGACTCGTCTCGCAGTCAACTGGGCACGACTCCGATATCTCGAAAATGATGAGAAACGTGTTGCTGTTGTACTGCATAATTACCCCCCAAGTGATGATGGTATTGGGACTGCATTTGGACTTGATTCGCCAGAGAGCACTGTCAATCTCCTTGACGAGCTCGCTGAACGGGAGTATGACCTTGGTGGTCGTCGACCAGATAGCGGACAAGCCCTTATTGATCAACTTACAGCACAACTCACACTTGATGACCGCTGGGTTGCCCCAGCAGATGTTCGTGATCTAAGTGTTGATGTCGTTTCCGCTGATCAGTATCGAGAGTGGTTCCTCGACACTGATGACCGATTCCAAGAAAATCTCCGTGATGAATGGGGAGCCCCACCAGATCGACCCTTTGCGATTCCAGGTATTGAGTTTGGAAATGTTCTTGTTACCGTTCAGCCACCCCGTGGATTTGGGATGGACCGATCCAAGATATATCATGACTCAGATCTCCAGCCACCACATGACTATCTCGCCTTTTATAGGTGGCTCCGCGAAGAGTTTGCGGCTGATGCAGTCGTTCATCTTGGCACGCATGGGTCCTTAGAATGGCTTCCAGGCAAGACTGTTGGACTGAATGGAGAAAGCGCTTCTGACCAACTTGTCTCAGCACTTCCGAATATCTATCCATATATCATCAACAATCCTGGTGAGGGAACACAAGCCAAGCGGCGGTCATATGCTGCGGTTGTTGATTATCTCACGCCCGTCATGTCAAATGCGGGAACATACGATGATCTGCAGGAACTCGAATCACTCGCTGAACAGTATCGAGAAGCAGGCATGACTGATGCTCGGAGCGACGATGGCGAACAACTTGAGACACTTATTCGCGAGCATGTTGACGAGCTTGATCTTGCAGTCGAATTGGGTATTACAGGCACTATCGATGAGAAAGCAGATATTCGCGGTCCTGATGCTGCGGGATCGACACTTGCATCCGGGAGTGTGACGGGTGATATCGTTACTATTGACACCCTTGTCGAACGTATTCACGAATATCTAACGGATATAAAAACAACCCAAATTCGAATGGGGCTCCATACGATGAGCGAGCCGCCGATCAACGAGCGTCTTATCGAATATCTCGTTGCACTCACACGACTTGAGAATCCTGGAGTGCCAAGTCTTCGTGAGGCAGTCGCTGGTGTTCTTGGTGTTGATTATGACCGACTCCGTAATGACCCCGGAGTCTATGATGAAGCTCTTGGAATGACATATGCTGCTGCTGCGGATATTGTCTATGAGACAAGTTGTGACCTCGTTGAAACACTCGCGACTGAGAATTTTGAGATTCCAGCATCTGAACGCGAGGCTGGTCCACATGATGAAGTGAATATGAATTTGCTGGTCGTCGATATTGATACAATTGGTGACGCCCGAGCAAGCGCCGGTGCGCATGATGATCTCCGGGAGGTGCTCAAGTTTATTTGCACAGAAGCTGCCCCGCGTGTTGCTGCAGCCGAGGAAGAAATCCCACAGACTGCAGACGCACTCGATGGTGCGTATGTTGAACCCGGTGGGTCAGGCGCCCCAACACGCGGTGGCGTTGATCTTCTCCCAACTGGGCGAAATTTCTACACACTCGATCCACGGAAGGTTCCAGCAAAAAGTGCTTGGCGTGTTGGTCGTGAGGTTGCTGCTGGCGTTGCCGAACGACATCACACCGAATCTGGCGAATACCCAGAGGAGATCGGTATTGTCGCATGGGGGACACCAACAGTTCGAACTCGCGGAGAAACGATTGCACAGGTACTTGCATTGATGGGCGTCGAGCCACAGTGGACCGACGCCGGTCGGATTGACGATGTTGAGCCAATCCCACTGTCAGAGCTTGACCGACCTCGTATTGATGTGACAACACGCGTGTCCGGACTGTTTCGAGATGCCTTCCCACAGGCGGCAAGTGTCATTCATGATGCGGTTGAAACTGTTGTCGAACTTGATGAGTCTCATGATGAGAATTACATCAAAAAACACGTCGAGACCGAGACAGCAGAACATGAAGCCGATGGTATGGATAAGAGCGATGCCCGAAGCACTGCAATGCATCGGGTGTTCACAACAACACCTGGCGGATACGGTGCTGGGACAAACAAAGCGGTTGATGAAGGAAACTGGGATGATCAAAGTGATCTTGCATCCGTCTACGTCCAGTGGGGTGGGTACGCACTCGGAAGTCGTGGACGGGTAACTGATGCACATGAGGCATTCAAACAACGATTGAGCACTGTTGAGGCGACTGTCAAAATCGAGGATACCGCCGAGCAGGATGAATTCGATTCCTCTGATTGGTATGCGTTTCACGGTGGGTTTATTACCGCAGTCAGTGAGCATGCTGACTCAGAGCCGGCTTCATACGTCGGTGACTCAAGTGACCCTGACAACGTCTCTATTTACACGAATGAAGAAAAAGTTCGCAAAGCAATGCGAGCACGCGTCCTCAATCCAGCGTGGATTGATTCGATGAAAGATCATGATTATAAAGGCGCTGGTGACCTTTCGACGACGGTCGATGTCGTGCTTGGCTGGGATGCAACAACAGGCGTAATTAGCGATACGCTATGGGAAGATGTTGCAGATGCATATGCCTTTGATGCAGACCGACAAGAGTGGCTTCGTGATGTCAATCCATGGGCACTTGAATCAATTACTGATACGCTGCTTGAGGCCGCCGAGCGCGATCTTTGGAATGCGTCTACGGAGACAATTGAACGACTCCGCGATCTTAATCTTGCTGTTGACGGTGATATTGAAGCTCGTGACCGTAATTCGACACACCATGGAATGTCTGAGACCGATTCCGAGCCAGGAGTGACAAATGATGACGACTGA
- a CDS encoding cobalamin B12-binding domain-containing protein, translating into MSTENKQQSVRCMIAKVGLDGHDRGAHVVARAFRDAGFEVIYSGLHKAPEEIVQAAVQEDVDVLGISILSGAHKTLVPKIMNGLEEYGAKSETLVLAGGVIPEEDRDDLRDHGIAAIFGPGTSIDETVEFIRENAPQR; encoded by the coding sequence ATGAGCACAGAAAACAAACAACAGAGCGTCCGATGCATGATCGCGAAAGTCGGACTCGATGGGCATGACCGGGGTGCTCATGTTGTTGCCCGAGCGTTCCGTGATGCTGGGTTCGAGGTTATTTACTCTGGATTACACAAAGCACCTGAAGAAATTGTTCAAGCAGCTGTGCAAGAGGATGTTGATGTTCTTGGTATCTCCATCCTCTCTGGGGCACATAAGACACTTGTTCCAAAGATTATGAATGGACTTGAAGAGTACGGCGCTAAATCAGAGACACTTGTTCTTGCTGGCGGTGTGATTCCTGAGGAGGACCGCGATGATCTGAGAGATCATGGAATTGCTGCGATTTTCGGTCCAGGAACCTCAATCGATGAAACAGTTGAATTTATTCGTGAAAACGCGCCACAGCGATGA
- a CDS encoding energy-coupling factor ABC transporter ATP-binding protein, producing the protein MTADHSGERTPLVDLQCEAHTYPDGTVGMHEIDFSVYPNEVVALVGGNGAGKSTLLEHLNATLVPDEGELIVDGTAITEDNKAHARKAVGFVFQDADTQLVAPTVLDDVLFGLQNYGITGEEAERRAREALATVDASHLEDRIPHYLSGGEKRLIGLAGVLVLNPSVVVLDEPLAGLDPERSRLVAKRIRQIHQEGISVVLSTHDLEFAAEIADRVCVMADGNIIESDTPQAVFYDDELLNKANLRPPTAVRIAHDIGVDSTAHPVTEADLVSIFSKT; encoded by the coding sequence ATGACTGCGGATCACTCAGGGGAACGGACGCCGCTGGTTGATCTTCAATGTGAGGCTCATACCTATCCTGACGGCACCGTTGGAATGCATGAAATTGACTTTTCTGTGTATCCGAATGAGGTGGTCGCACTTGTCGGTGGGAATGGCGCCGGCAAATCGACATTGCTTGAACACCTGAACGCCACTCTTGTTCCTGATGAGGGCGAATTAATTGTCGATGGAACTGCAATCACTGAGGATAATAAAGCGCATGCCCGGAAGGCAGTTGGATTTGTCTTCCAAGACGCCGATACACAATTAGTAGCGCCCACGGTTTTAGATGATGTGTTGTTCGGTCTGCAAAACTACGGCATAACCGGTGAGGAGGCCGAGCGTCGTGCCCGCGAAGCACTGGCGACAGTTGATGCGTCACATCTTGAAGACCGGATCCCACACTATCTCAGCGGCGGTGAAAAACGCCTCATTGGTCTCGCCGGTGTGCTTGTTTTGAATCCTAGCGTGGTCGTCCTTGATGAGCCACTCGCTGGTCTTGACCCCGAGCGATCACGATTAGTCGCTAAACGAATCCGACAGATTCACCAGGAGGGTATCAGCGTCGTGTTATCGACACATGATCTAGAATTCGCCGCTGAAATCGCCGATCGTGTCTGCGTGATGGCTGATGGTAATATCATTGAGAGTGACACACCACAAGCGGTATTCTATGATGATGAGCTATTAAATAAAGCAAATCTTCGCCCACCAACAGCGGTCCGCATAGCGCACGATATTGGCGTTGATTCTACCGCTCACCCGGTCACAGAAGCTGATCTTGTTTCGATTTTTTCTAAGACGTAG
- a CDS encoding precorrin-8X methylmutase — MTTEKNAHMDLSTDGGSGSTNDEYEEYADLGATTSDAMEIAESSMDRVRELVPDETLEDRLRQKAVHATGDPEFQHLVRFAGDPVRTGARAVLSEQPIVTDITMVKAGITGRGHQCPVKKAIGNGSELAAETGMTRTAASVLELDRQGVYDDAIATIGNAPTAALALADCIESGTRPAAIVATPVGFIKAAESRNRIRAVATEYGVPAITTVGRRGGSGLAAGLTNELVHVASDVRDGEVTLETAQTESNRHDHREVER, encoded by the coding sequence ATGACGACTGAAAAAAACGCACACATGGATCTATCCACTGATGGCGGGAGCGGGAGCACTAATGATGAATACGAGGAGTATGCGGACCTTGGAGCAACAACTTCTGATGCGATGGAGATTGCGGAGTCAAGCATGGATCGTGTTCGCGAACTCGTTCCTGATGAGACGCTTGAAGACCGCCTTCGGCAGAAGGCTGTCCACGCGACCGGCGATCCCGAGTTTCAGCATCTTGTTCGATTTGCAGGTGATCCCGTTCGAACCGGTGCTCGTGCAGTTCTCTCTGAGCAGCCAATTGTGACTGATATTACGATGGTGAAAGCCGGAATTACCGGTCGTGGTCATCAGTGTCCGGTAAAAAAAGCGATCGGTAATGGGTCCGAACTCGCCGCTGAGACAGGCATGACTCGAACAGCCGCGTCCGTGCTTGAGTTAGACCGACAGGGTGTCTATGATGATGCAATCGCGACGATTGGAAACGCCCCAACTGCAGCGCTTGCACTTGCTGACTGTATCGAATCGGGGACCCGTCCTGCCGCGATTGTTGCAACCCCGGTTGGATTTATTAAGGCGGCTGAAAGTCGGAATCGAATTCGAGCCGTTGCGACTGAATATGGTGTCCCGGCAATCACAACTGTTGGACGACGCGGTGGAAGTGGACTCGCAGCGGGACTGACAAACGAACTTGTTCACGTAGCCAGCGATGTACGTGATGGCGAAGTTACACTTGAGACCGCACAAACAGAATCGAACAGACATGATCACAGAGAGGTCGAACGATGA
- a CDS encoding cob(I)yrinic acid a,c-diamide adenosyltransferase: MKIYTKRGDSGQTDLRDMSRISKQHPRIEAYGNADELNSLLGTVRPTGYDDIDTILHSIQNHLHIVQADFANPDPDEDDPTVDMSHVEELEEWIDTIDEELEPLEDFILPGGAEAGAKLHHARAVCRRAERRAVSFESEVEDMNNVAVTYLNRLSDLLFTLARVTNQRDDVAEENPTY, translated from the coding sequence ATGAAGATTTACACAAAACGCGGTGACAGTGGACAGACGGACCTTCGAGATATGTCACGTATCTCAAAACAGCATCCACGTATCGAAGCGTATGGGAATGCCGATGAACTCAATTCATTGCTCGGAACGGTTCGTCCGACAGGATATGATGATATCGATACTATTCTTCACTCAATACAGAATCATCTCCATATTGTCCAAGCTGACTTCGCGAATCCTGACCCTGATGAGGATGACCCAACCGTCGATATGTCACACGTTGAAGAACTTGAGGAATGGATCGATACCATAGATGAGGAACTTGAACCACTCGAGGATTTCATTCTTCCGGGGGGTGCAGAGGCAGGTGCGAAACTTCATCATGCACGTGCGGTATGTCGACGCGCTGAGCGGCGTGCCGTCTCATTTGAATCAGAAGTTGAGGATATGAATAACGTCGCAGTCACCTACCTCAATCGGCTTTCAGATCTACTATTTACGCTTGCACGCGTTACAAACCAACGTGATGACGTTGCTGAGGAAAACCCAACTTACTAA
- a CDS encoding energy-coupling factor transporter transmembrane component T family protein produces MTTLSNHVPDPRLITAYAEHQEGPLHRVNPWTKVGIVGALVFAVTIIDTLTVLAGLYAVILVTYGVAGLPYRRLIYWYTLPLLFIVSVAGPLAFLEPGVPIGEALATPVGRLSVTWAGASLFGELTCRSLTVVTFTLTTTMTTRYADIAYLLGRLLPRPIDQVALLTYRFTFVMIETLEDLVKGVLARGASLSDFWANRRTYARILGMTLLTAIERSERLVKSMEARGYDGDITLYGDVSRPPASEVVIIGSCYSGVVIYALIVVYEVIPV; encoded by the coding sequence GTGACGACACTCTCAAACCACGTCCCGGATCCACGACTCATCACCGCGTACGCTGAACATCAAGAGGGACCCCTTCATCGGGTCAATCCATGGACAAAAGTTGGCATAGTTGGCGCGCTTGTCTTTGCCGTGACAATCATTGATACGCTCACCGTCCTTGCAGGGCTCTATGCTGTGATACTGGTAACATATGGTGTTGCCGGACTTCCATATCGTCGGCTTATCTATTGGTATACACTGCCATTATTATTCATCGTCTCAGTTGCGGGACCGTTGGCGTTTCTTGAGCCAGGGGTACCAATTGGTGAAGCACTCGCTACCCCCGTTGGTAGACTCTCGGTCACGTGGGCAGGCGCCTCGTTGTTCGGTGAGTTGACCTGCCGATCACTTACGGTTGTAACATTTACATTAACTACAACGATGACGACTCGATACGCTGATATCGCCTACCTACTCGGTCGGTTACTTCCGCGACCAATCGATCAGGTCGCATTACTCACCTATCGATTCACGTTTGTCATGATTGAGACGCTTGAAGACCTGGTAAAAGGTGTCCTCGCTCGCGGGGCGTCTCTCTCTGATTTCTGGGCGAACCGTCGCACCTATGCCCGAATTCTCGGGATGACGTTACTGACTGCAATTGAACGCTCCGAGCGACTGGTCAAATCGATGGAAGCTCGCGGTTATGACGGTGATATTACGTTATATGGTGATGTCTCACGACCACCTGCCAGTGAGGTCGTCATTATTGGCTCTTGCTACAGTGGTGTCGTTATTTACGCGCTCATCGTCGTTTATGAGGTGATTCCGGTATGA
- the meaB gene encoding methylmalonyl Co-A mutase-associated GTPase MeaB, which translates to MSMNASDESLLESLLAGEHRALARTISKIENRETGYQSLVSALYSHTGNADVIGITGSPGAGKSTLVDKLAEAYRARDETVGIIAIDPSSPFTGGAVLGDRIRMASTVGDMDVFVRSMSARGALGGLSTATADAVKAMDAFGKDKIIIETVGAGQNEIDIVQTADTVAVLVPPGSGDDVQTLKAGILEIADVFIVNKADRDGADRTVQELREMVHLGEGKQTSRDTSGHHGVMSTSGSSTMDTNGQNNHSGTTVGAGMDGGGHAQTESKSKSADLATHQTDTSNITPEENNHETVSPWSKPIIETVATEGSGIETVIEEFAEHRTYLKHSGEKAEQARQRYAEEIRTLLRGDINQLIETRLNATSSVDVLAEAVRRGETDPYTIMNEIVNSVEPCLDKQAFEGVSDLTHYTDQIDSDSSDSNNI; encoded by the coding sequence ATGAGTATGAATGCAAGTGATGAATCATTACTTGAATCGTTACTCGCAGGTGAGCACCGCGCGCTCGCACGCACCATCTCAAAGATCGAAAACCGTGAGACAGGGTATCAATCGCTTGTCTCAGCGTTATATTCACACACTGGTAATGCAGATGTTATCGGAATAACGGGAAGCCCAGGCGCAGGGAAATCGACGCTTGTTGATAAACTTGCAGAGGCGTATCGTGCCCGTGATGAGACTGTGGGAATTATTGCAATCGATCCCTCTTCACCATTCACCGGTGGTGCTGTTCTCGGCGACCGAATTAGAATGGCATCAACAGTCGGTGATATGGATGTATTTGTCCGGTCAATGAGCGCTCGTGGAGCGCTTGGTGGTCTCTCAACAGCAACTGCAGACGCTGTCAAAGCAATGGACGCCTTTGGGAAAGATAAAATTATTATTGAAACTGTGGGTGCAGGACAAAATGAAATCGATATTGTCCAAACCGCCGATACGGTGGCTGTGTTGGTACCGCCCGGTTCGGGTGATGATGTGCAGACGCTGAAGGCAGGCATTCTTGAAATCGCAGATGTGTTCATTGTGAATAAAGCTGACCGCGATGGGGCTGATAGGACCGTCCAAGAACTCCGTGAGATGGTTCATCTTGGTGAAGGAAAGCAAACATCTCGTGATACAAGTGGTCATCACGGTGTTATGAGTACTTCTGGATCGTCAACAATGGACACTAATGGTCAGAATAATCACTCAGGGACAACAGTAGGTGCTGGAATGGATGGTGGAGGGCATGCACAAACAGAGTCAAAGTCAAAATCTGCTGATTTGGCGACTCATCAGACTGATACATCGAACATCACTCCAGAGGAAAACAATCATGAGACAGTGTCACCATGGTCAAAGCCAATCATTGAGACAGTTGCAACGGAAGGATCCGGCATTGAAACGGTCATTGAAGAATTCGCAGAGCATCGGACATATCTGAAACACTCTGGTGAGAAGGCTGAGCAGGCACGACAGCGTTACGCTGAGGAAATCCGGACACTCCTTCGAGGAGATATCAATCAACTCATAGAAACGAGACTTAATGCAACGAGCAGTGTTGACGTGCTTGCAGAGGCAGTCCGTCGAGGTGAGACCGACCCGTACACAATTATGAATGAGATTGTCAATTCAGTTGAGCCATGTCTCGATAAGCAAGCATTCGAGGGCGTTTCTGATCTCACCCATTATACTGACCAGATTGATAGTGATTCCAGCGATAGCAATAATATCTAG
- a CDS encoding 3-hydroxyacyl-CoA dehydrogenase family protein has translation MTRDIESVERIGVVGAGTMGSGIAQVTAAAGYDVVLRDIKTEFVEDGLVAIADRLDRDVEAERRSESETAMIQDRITGTTALDDLTTCDLIIEAAVEDMDIKQDIFSDLDEMTNNDTVLATNTSTLSITSIASITEYPDRVIGIHFMNPVPVMDGVELVAGERTADDVLSFAQSFINILGKEAWVSDDKPGFVTNRILMPWINEGIRAYDEDVATKEDIDKGMTLGTNAPMGPLTLADHIGLDICLHATETLYNEFGDRYKPAYLLKRKVEAGDLGKKTGRGFYDYD, from the coding sequence ATGACACGTGATATCGAATCTGTCGAACGGATTGGCGTTGTCGGGGCAGGCACAATGGGCAGTGGGATTGCACAAGTGACAGCAGCGGCAGGGTATGACGTTGTCTTGCGAGATATTAAGACTGAATTCGTTGAAGATGGACTTGTAGCTATTGCTGACCGACTTGATCGCGATGTCGAAGCCGAACGCCGAAGCGAGAGTGAAACAGCAATGATACAGGACCGTATCACTGGTACAACGGCGCTTGATGACCTCACAACATGTGATCTCATTATCGAAGCAGCCGTCGAGGATATGGATATTAAACAGGACATTTTCAGTGATCTTGATGAAATGACAAATAACGATACTGTGTTGGCAACAAATACAAGCACGTTATCAATTACGAGCATTGCAAGTATCACAGAATATCCTGACCGCGTCATTGGTATTCATTTCATGAATCCTGTCCCTGTAATGGACGGTGTTGAACTTGTTGCCGGAGAACGAACCGCTGATGACGTCCTATCGTTCGCTCAGTCATTTATTAACATACTTGGAAAAGAAGCATGGGTTTCTGATGACAAACCGGGATTTGTGACAAATCGGATTCTCATGCCATGGATTAATGAGGGGATCCGTGCATATGATGAAGATGTTGCAACAAAGGAAGATATTGATAAGGGGATGACACTTGGAACGAATGCTCCGATGGGACCACTGACGCTTGCAGATCATATTGGATTGGATATCTGTTTGCATGCGACTGAAACCCTATATAATGAATTTGGTGATCGATATAAGCCAGCATACCTTCTCAAGCGAAAGGTCGAAGCTGGTGATCTTGGAAAAAAGACCGGTCGTGGATTTTATGATTATGATTGA